The Kordia sp. SMS9 genome window below encodes:
- a CDS encoding type II toxin-antitoxin system RelE/ParE family toxin: MAKVIFRQEAINDLNDIWTYTYEKWSEKQADTYYATIKITCSGIGENPTIGKEYHGINRKLLGLTSGKHIIFYQQISNERIEIVRILHERMDLENQITY, translated from the coding sequence ATGGCTAAAGTTATATTTAGACAAGAAGCCATTAATGATTTGAATGATATTTGGACGTACACTTATGAAAAATGGTCTGAAAAACAAGCCGACACGTATTATGCTACAATTAAAATAACGTGTAGTGGAATTGGAGAAAATCCAACTATTGGAAAAGAATATCATGGAATAAACAGAAAGCTACTCGGACTTACATCTGGAAAACATATAATTTTTTATCAACAAATATCAAATGAAAGGATTGAAATTGTTAGAATTTTACATGAGCGAATGGACTTGGAAAATCAAATAACTTACTAA
- a CDS encoding NAD(P)/FAD-dependent oxidoreductase: MKKEVIIIGNGIAGVTLAVLLQRKGISFALLHRKGEKPPFALGETLPPSVLPLLHELDLLSVFEENAYRKTYGYHSMWGSARVTDINFYHHNPYKNGLKINKHQTLERMRDLIRDDMISYDHGFDVIHEEHGNTIVLAKNEGIKIVQGKILVDATGRNRAVLQKLKVESKIFDELVALSCHVPKLKHPKLTHEVYVESFKQGWGIVSALNETENICTIYTYKGHNILSQLKDVSRWKSVLSETVYFKDFIVADDAIKIKGGNANSSVADQISGVNWLALGDAAMSFDPLSSHGITNAIYTSARAAKAIEKKLTEADEEVFPAYGKAMKTIFQQYLESKNQLYQQETRWKDADFWKRFF, translated from the coding sequence ATGAAAAAAGAAGTAATTATTATAGGCAATGGCATTGCTGGCGTAACGCTGGCAGTGCTTTTGCAACGCAAAGGAATCTCGTTTGCGCTGTTGCATAGAAAAGGAGAGAAGCCACCTTTTGCCTTAGGAGAAACCTTGCCGCCATCGGTATTGCCATTGTTGCATGAGCTGGATTTGTTGTCTGTTTTTGAAGAAAATGCTTATCGGAAAACCTACGGATATCATTCCATGTGGGGAAGTGCGCGTGTGACAGATATCAATTTTTACCATCACAATCCGTATAAAAACGGGTTGAAAATTAACAAGCATCAAACGTTAGAACGCATGCGAGATTTGATACGAGATGATATGATTTCGTATGATCATGGGTTTGATGTTATTCATGAAGAACATGGGAATACCATAGTGTTGGCAAAAAACGAAGGGATTAAAATTGTGCAAGGAAAGATTTTGGTGGATGCTACTGGAAGAAATCGTGCGGTGTTGCAGAAATTAAAGGTTGAAAGTAAAATCTTTGACGAATTGGTCGCGCTAAGTTGTCATGTGCCGAAACTCAAACATCCAAAATTGACGCATGAAGTGTATGTGGAAAGCTTCAAACAAGGTTGGGGCATTGTTTCTGCGTTGAACGAAACGGAGAATATTTGCACGATTTACACATACAAAGGGCACAATATTTTATCGCAACTCAAAGACGTTTCACGGTGGAAATCGGTCTTATCGGAAACCGTCTATTTTAAAGATTTTATAGTAGCTGATGATGCTATCAAAATCAAAGGCGGCAATGCCAATTCTTCTGTTGCTGATCAAATTTCGGGCGTGAATTGGCTCGCACTTGGAGATGCAGCGATGAGTTTTGATCCGCTATCATCACACGGAATTACCAACGCGATATACACTTCCGCAAGAGCGGCAAAAGCTATTGAAAAAAAGCTTACAGAAGCTGATGAAGAAGTATTTCCAGCGTATGGAAAAGCGATGAAAACTATTTTTCAACAGTATTTGGAGTCTAAAAATCAGTTGTATCAACAGGAAACGCGGTGGAAAGATGCAGATTTTTGGAAGCGATTTTTTTAA
- a CDS encoding type II toxin-antitoxin system ParD family antitoxin, producing the protein MKNTSISLGNYFDQFVSAQVSAGRYKNVSEVIRAGLRLLENEESKAIALKNAIQEGLNSPLVEDFDFDENLKRLKAEKIKNG; encoded by the coding sequence ATGAAAAATACATCCATTTCACTTGGCAACTACTTTGATCAATTTGTAAGCGCTCAAGTTTCAGCTGGTCGATATAAAAACGTAAGTGAAGTAATCAGAGCTGGACTGCGGCTTTTGGAAAATGAAGAGAGTAAAGCAATTGCGTTAAAAAATGCAATTCAAGAAGGATTAAACAGTCCATTAGTTGAAGATTTTGACTTTGATGAAAATTTGAAAAGGCTAAAAGCTGAAAAAATAAAAAATGGCTAA